In Lycium ferocissimum isolate CSIRO_LF1 chromosome 11, AGI_CSIRO_Lferr_CH_V1, whole genome shotgun sequence, a single genomic region encodes these proteins:
- the LOC132036442 gene encoding uncharacterized protein LOC132036442 isoform X1: MNGIAYSLRPPYSFGRPYMAPRQAFTEVPPQSPSMSTPGYATPQGFTRYTPGSQRASSSGTPTATPSPTASHHSSSSTEQYEITGPDLRESSSVPHTPDANDLPRGVSAPQLESYDSSGRLIIEPAGYGWLPDKASTLLTDEIQKLFKDSPTWGQMSPNRQRRIYYAFKEKCYWRPEHEKQLTQNFKKKAQHLLCDMLGRVRKSHKKPKWILPENYNKLLHYWATDERFLQLSDIGKKERNSTKGGSLHTSGAMSQEAVRRKLASLH, from the exons ATGAATGGCATTGCATATAGTCTTCGACCTCCATACAGCTTTGGTCGACCCTATATGGCTCCACGCCAGGCATTTACTGAGGTGCCTCCCCAGAGCCCCTCGATGTCCACACCAGGTTATGCTACCCCACAGGGCTTCACTCGGTATACTCCCGGGTCTCAGCGGGCTTCGTCTAGTGGTACTCCGACGGCCACTCCTAGCCCGACTGCATCACATCACTCTTCATCATCTACTGAACAGTATGAGATTACGGGTCCTGACCTTCGAGAAAGTAGTTCTGTGCCTCACACTCCTGATGCGAATGACTTACCTCGAGGTGTAAGTGCTCCACAGCTTGAATCTTATGATTCATCAGGGCGACTCATCATCGAGCCTGCGGGATacgg tTGGTTACCGGACAAAGCTTCAACTCTCCTTACAGATGAGATACAAAAACTATTTAAAGACTCACCTACTTGGGGCCAGATGTCACCAAATCGCCAGAGACGGATCTATTATGCCTTTAAG GAAAAATGTTACTGGCGCCCGGAACATGAGAAGCAGCTAACTCAAAACTTCAAGAAGAAAGCTCAGCACTTACTATGTGACATGTTAGGAAGAGTTCGTAAATCCCACAAGAAGCCTAAGTGGATCCTTCCTGAAAATTATAACAAGCTACTTCATTACTGGGCAACTGATGAAAGATTCTTACAACTGAGTGACATAGGGAAGAAGGAAAGAAATTCGACGAAGGGTGGCTCCCTACACACTAGTGGGGCTATGAGTCAAGAGGCCGTGAGGAGGAAGCTGGCAAGTCTACATTAA
- the LOC132036442 gene encoding uncharacterized protein LOC132036442 isoform X2, translating to MALHIVFDLHTALVDPIWLHARHLLRCLPRAPRCPHQVMLPHRASLGILPGLSGLRLVVLRRPLLARLHHITLHHLLNSMRLRVLTFEKVVLCLTLLMRMTYLEVWLPDKASTLLTDEIQKLFKDSPTWGQMSPNRQRRIYYAFKEKCYWRPEHEKQLTQNFKKKAQHLLCDMLGRVRKSHKKPKWILPENYNKLLHYWATDERFLQLSDIGKKERNSTKGGSLHTSGAMSQEAVRRKLASLH from the exons ATGGCATTGCATATAGTCTTCGACCTCCATACAGCTTTGGTCGACCCTATATGGCTCCACGCCAGGCATTTACTGAGGTGCCTCCCCAGAGCCCCTCGATGTCCACACCAGGTTATGCTACCCCACAGGGCTTCACTCGGTATACTCCCGGGTCTCAGCGGGCTTCGTCTAGTGGTACTCCGACGGCCACTCCTAGCCCGACTGCATCACATCACTCTTCATCATCTACTGAACAGTATGAGATTACGGGTCCTGACCTTCGAGAAAGTAGTTCTGTGCCTCACACTCCTGATGCGAATGACTTACCTCGAGGT tTGGTTACCGGACAAAGCTTCAACTCTCCTTACAGATGAGATACAAAAACTATTTAAAGACTCACCTACTTGGGGCCAGATGTCACCAAATCGCCAGAGACGGATCTATTATGCCTTTAAG GAAAAATGTTACTGGCGCCCGGAACATGAGAAGCAGCTAACTCAAAACTTCAAGAAGAAAGCTCAGCACTTACTATGTGACATGTTAGGAAGAGTTCGTAAATCCCACAAGAAGCCTAAGTGGATCCTTCCTGAAAATTATAACAAGCTACTTCATTACTGGGCAACTGATGAAAGATTCTTACAACTGAGTGACATAGGGAAGAAGGAAAGAAATTCGACGAAGGGTGGCTCCCTACACACTAGTGGGGCTATGAGTCAAGAGGCCGTGAGGAGGAAGCTGGCAAGTCTACATTAA